From the Paenibacillus sp. MMS20-IR301 genome, the window CATGTTTGAAGCACCTGAGCATTTATCACAGATTATTAAGGAGTTCGTACACGCGCCTGTACAGGATTAACTGACCGGGTGCAGCAGGGCGCGGCCGGGATGGAGCGTATGACCGGAGCGCAGACAGCAGATGTAGCAGACACAGGAGTCGGATAATAACGAGAAAGGCAGCACCCGCCGGTTGGCGGAAGTGCTGCCTTTCTGTGTTGCTGCGCAGCCCTGATTATTGGAACCGGCGGATGGCCGGTACGGTAAGCACAAGACCGACGCAGGATAGCCCCAGACCGGCAAAGATAATAATTGTCGGTACCCCGCCAATCAGGTCAGCCAGCCAGCCGACAAGAATATAACCGACCGGCAGCAGGGCGAAGGAGCCGAACAGGTCGAGGCTGGCTACCCGTCCGAAGGCTTCCTTTGGCACCAGCTCCTGCAGGCTGATCTCCCAGATCAGCCCGAAGATCATCAGCCCGAAGCCTTCAAGGGCGAAGAAGGCGATAGCAACTGCCGGCGAAGCGGCAAACGGCAGCAGCAGGAGAGCGGCCCCGCTGACCATTGCACCTCCGTAAGCCAGAATTCCGCGGTGCCGCCACTTCGGCCGCAAACCGTACAGCAGGCCGGCAATGATAGCTCCTACTCCGGAGAAGGTGACCGCAAGCCCGTATATATATGGAGGCCAGCCATGATGCACCTTGAACAGCCAGGGAAGCAGTACGCTGATGATGCCCGAGTAGCAAATATTGACGAAGCAGAAGGCCAGGATGGTGATCCAGAGCCAGGGATGGCCGCGCAGAACGTTTATACCTTCTATGAAGTCCTCTTTCCAGTGAGTACCGGCAGGCGTTTCAGAAGCGGGCACAACCGGAAGATTAGCATCAATGCTTTCAGCGGGCTCTGCGGTGTCAGGGGCAGCAGACCCCCTGGCGGCTGCTGCAGGCTGCAGGCGGGTAATCAACGCTTTACGCAGATAGATTAAGCAGAACAGGGAGAGCAGATAAGTGAAGGCATCCAGCCCAAACCCGATACCTGCCGACAGATGCGTAATAAGCAGCCCGCCCAGGGCTGGCCCGATCAGGCGTACAGACTGGGTAGTGATCTGTGTCAGGGAGTTGGCAGCTACGCGGATATCCGGTGTGAATACCGTTGCCCGGACAGCGGCATAGGCAGGCTGGAACAAGCCGTCAAGCAGGCCATAACCGGCTACCAATACATACAGCAGAGAGACATTCAGTATCCCGGTGAGGGACAGGACTGCTGTCAGCAGCATGATTGCGAACCGGGCGACATCGGCCAGCATCATAATCCGCACACGGTCATAGCGGTCGACAATATGACCGGATACCGGAAGCATGATTACATTCGGCAGCATATAGGCAGCCATGACGAGTCCCATCGTGGTTGTTGACCCGGTCAGCGTATAGACAAGGACAGGCAGGATGACCATCGTCACCGAGCTGCCCAGGAACGAAACTAAATGACCCAGCCACAAATAAGGAAATGCCCGGGATTGTCTGAATGGAGCAGCGAAGCCTTGAAGCGGGCTATGCTTGGTTTGTCTGGAGGAAGCGGCAGAATTCATCTAAAGCTGTACCTCCGTATCTGTATCCGGCTCTGCAGCGGAATCTGCAGGCTGCAGGCGGCCCAGCATAATTTCGACACCGTATTCATCCCCTGCTGTAACCCTGGATTCCCAGGATGTTATGAGCTCCAGCATCTCCTGATGAAATTCAGCCAGCTCAGGAGGAGAGAGGGAGAGTCTGGTAATGAAATGCTCCACCTGATCTTCCTTGCGGAAGCGGAAGCCGCTCAATTGCTCTGACTTGAACATCGTTCCTTTGGAGCGGTAAAATTTCTGCATGATGCCTCCGGCGGCTTCGGTCCGGACAAGCTCCAGCAGGCCGCCCTCATACAGCTTGATGATATGATAGTGAATATTTCCGGGTGTCTTGTTCAGCCTTTCCGCAACCTGCTTGGACGTGAGCGGCTCACCCGACAGCGTATGCATAATCTTAATCCGCAAGGCGCTTTCCAGCAGCTTATCCTGTTCAGGGGTTACTTTCAGAGGCTGGATATTGTTATCCGGGGAAATTGGAGCCGAAGCCGTGGAGGGTGGCGGGTTTTGCCCGGAATCAGCAGGTTTTCTCATTGAACATCTTCCTGACTTATGTATTTATTATTACGGATTACAGCCCATGGCAACGGTGGCAGGTAAAATCTCTACTGTACTATAATCTGTATAACAGTATAATCTGGATTCCAGATTGGTGTAGCTGTATTGTAGTTCATCCCTTATTTTTATGTCAATATATATTGAGAGAATAGCGTGTGCTGCTATGGCCTCTGGCCCGGCTGCCGGGTGGCGCCGGAGGAAGGAATGGTATAATATGAGTCCATCAGCCAGTAGATTCAGAGGCAGGGCAGCAGCGGCGGCAAAACGGCGTTGCAGTTACGAAAGGAGAGCAGCATGTTCCGGAGAGATTATATCGTGCGCATGATCGAGGATATGACGGCAATGGTTGCCAAGGTGCTGACACTGAAGCAGGATAAAAAAACTACTGAAGCCCTATGGGAAGTGGATGAGCTGCTGAACCGGCATTTTCGTCTGAACTCGCGTCTGCTTAATTCACTGTCTGTAGAGGATATTATAGATATGTTCCGTTTGGGCGGTGTGCTGGAGTCGGACAAGCTTCAGGGCGTAGCCAGGCTGCTGAAGGAAGAGGGCGGGATTTATACGGTAAAAGGGGACAAGGATCAGGCACTGTTCCGGGCAATGCGTTCACTTCATCTGTTCCTGTATGCAGATCTTCACGGAGCCGACCGGGAGCTGCTGGATATGACCGGGGAGATTGAGGCGCTGCTGAAGGAAGTGGAGCCATACCGTCTTCCGGCCAAAACAGAGCGGCTGCTGCTGGCCTATATGGAAGCTATGGGGCATTATGCCAAAGCGGAGGATAGCCTCTACCGGCTGTGGGAGTACGGGGAGGATGTTGCAGCAGAGGGCAGTGAGCTGTATGAGCGGCTGGGACAGCTGAGTCCGGCGGCCCTGACGGCAGGGGATCTTCCGCCCGAAGAAGTGCAGCAAGGCCGGGAGGAATGGAGCAAGCTTACCGGAAATGCTATAATATAACGACATTCAGGAGACCTGTGCTCCATTATATAAGCTGAAAGCGAGATGTACCCTGTGGAATCTTTGAAAGCTCTGATTGAACAAGTCATTACCGGACGTAAGCTGATCACCGCAACATTAAGCCAGCTGCGCAGCAAAGGTGAAGCTGCCTTTAGTAAAGTGCAGATCAAACCCGTTGAATTAAAAGGCAAGCTGCACTACCAGTTTGCCTACTATACCGGACCCAAGGTCGAACACCGCAACCTTCCGGCAGAAGAAGCTGCTGAAGAGATGTATTCCCTGCTGCGTGAAACCTTCCGCCAGGGTCTGCTATGTACTATAGAAGCAGATTATCAGGTGCTCATCAGCAAAAAGTACAAGGTGTCCATTCTGACCAAATCGGCCAGCAAGCAGGAAACACCGGATCTGGCCCATAACCGCCGCAAGCAGTATGTGCTGGAAGAAGGGGTGCCGGTGCCGTTCCTCGTGGAGCTGGGTATTATGAACAGCGAAGGCAAGGTGCTGGCCAAGAAATATGATAAGTTCCGCCAGATCAACCGGTTCCTTGAGATGGTAGAGGACGTGCTCGGCGATCTTCCGGCGGGCCGACCGCTGACGATTGTTGATTTTGGCTGCGGAAAGTCATATCTGACCTTTGCCTTGTACCACTATCTGGGCATCCGCGAGCAGCGGGAGCTGAACATTGTCGGCCTTGATCTTAAGGCGGATGTGATTGAGCACTGCGGCGCACTTGCTGCCAAGCTCGGCTACGACCGGCTGAAGTTCCTGGTAGGCGATATTGCCGACTACAATGAGCTGGACCGGGTGGATATGGTTGTCACTCTGCATGCCTGTGATACGGCTACAGATGCAGCTCTTGAAAAAGCTGTCCGCTGGGGCGCTTCGGTCATCCTCTCCGTTCCCTGCTGCCAGCATGAGCTGTTTGCGCAGGTGGAGAGTGAGGTGCTGAATCCGCTTTTGTCACATGGCATTCTGAAGGAACGCTTCTCGGCGCTTGCCACCGATGCGATCCGGGCCAAGCTGCTCGACCTGATGGGCTACCGCAGCCAGCTGCTGGAATTCATCGACATGGAGCATACCCCGAAGAATATTCTCATCCGTGCGGTGAAAAGCGACAGCGAATACAACTCCGCCAAATGGCGCGAGTACAGTGCATTCCGTGATTTTCTCGGGGCCAAGCCTTATCTGGAGCGTGTCTGCGCGGATCTGCTGCCCGCTGAAATTCCGGAATGAACTTAATACGATGAATGATTAAAGGCATGAGAGACAAGCTGCATTCAGGCTGCTTCCTAGGGAAGCGGCTTTTTTGATAGATAGAATTTATATGTTTTGGGGTCCCCGCAAAGTACCTGAGTCCGCCTCGAAGCCAAAGCCCCACTTTGTGGGGTTATTTTGCGGTTTGGGCCGTGGTTGGGGAAGCTGTGAATAGATGGATTTATGACACTTATTTTCCTGGAAACAGCAATTCAGATCGAAATAGATGCTGTTTTTCCATTTATTTATCTACAGCTGCCGTTGCTCTCCACGGAATCGGCGATTCAGGAAGAATAGGCTGCTCTTTTGCAGAAGGAGAAATATGGGCAGACTGATTGTAAAAGTGCGAAGCGGAACGGGAGATTAACCATGCGGATGAAAAGGTCTCAGCGGCGGAAGGATCAGGTTGTCAGCGTCACTTGCGGTATAGCTCTATTTGCTGCAGCTGCTGCAGCATGTATTCTGAGAGGCTTCTTTTTTGCCGGGGAGATGTATGTGTTCCTGACTATATGGTTTGCTGGCTGTACCGCTCTGGCATGCTGGGTACTGGTGCAGCGTGCAGCGGCCTGGGGGGCTGGAATTGTGCGGGTGCTGGGCAGGGGCACAGAGGAAAGCGCAGAGGCTATGGTGGAGTTGCCCAGGGGAGAAGAGTTACCGGCTGGGGTGGAGCAGGTGACTGGAAGGGAGCGGGGGCCGGATAGAAGCCAGGGGATATTGCTTGGCAGCGATGGACAGAGCGGGAATATAAAAGTTGCGCTGCTGCTTCCTGCCTGCACCGTGATCGTCTGTATCTTTTATGGCATACATGTGTATCTGCGACCGCTGTCCTTGCAAGGAACGCTGAATGAATTGCTGCGGTGGGGACTGTATACGAGCTTTGCTGTGTTTGCTCTGCTGGCTGCGGGCACCCGCCGGGGCGGAGCTCTTCTTGCTGCATTATGGCATTCCATAGGGATTGTAATCAGCTTGTCTGCTTTGCTCGCGGTATGCGGCAGCCTCCCGGTCCCTTATGCTGTTGCTTACAGCCTGTCACCGGAGGTCAGCGTTGCCGGAGCGAGACTGGCCGGCCTGCTCCAGTATCCGAACACCTTCGGTGCGGTGATGGCTGTATTCCTGCTGGAGCGGCTGTTTGCAGCCGCTTACGCTTCGCGGCGGGAGGAGGAACTGCGGAGCGCTGCAGGCGGAGCGGAAGGTGGAGGCGCAGACGGCAGAGCGGAGCGTAGGAGCGCCGTAGGAGGAGCGGAAGGCGGAAGTGCTGGAGGCAGAGCGGAGCGTAGGAGCGCTGCAGGCGGAGCGGAAGGTGGAGGCGCAGAAGGCAATGCGGAGCTGGGCAGCACTGGAGGCTTGCTGGCGCGCCTGCTGCCGCTGTTCCCCTACGCGGCCGCGCTGCTGCTCAGCGAGTCGCGCGGCGCCTGGCTCGCTGCGGCCTGCGCCGCCGCCGCAGCCCTGCTCTCTAAGCGGCAGCTCCTCGCGCCGCTTCTCCTGGCCGGTGCCGCGCCCGCAGCCGGCGCGGCGCTTCTCTACCGCCAGCTGGCCCGCACCGGGCTGGCGGCAGACCCGCTGCCCGGCCTGCTGCTGCTGGCCGGGCTCTGGGCCGGCACGCTGCTGGCCGGCCTGTGGCTGCACCGCCGCTGCACCGGCGCGGCGGGAAGGCAGCGCGCCGCCATGCTGGCACTGGCGGCGGCAGCCTGGACGGCGGCGGGCGGCGCCGTCCTCCTGCATGTGCGCGCGCGGATAACCGGGCCGTCTCCGACGGCGGACGCGCGCGTGCTCTTCTACCGCGATGCCTGGAAGCTCGCGGCAGAGGCGCCCTGGCTGGGGCGCGGGGGCGAGACCTGGCGGCAGGCATACCTCGCCGCCCAGTCCCGCCCCTATGCGGGCAGCCAGGTGCACAGCGGTTACCTCGACATCCTGCTTAACCTGGGGATGGCGGGTCTGGGGGCGGTCCTGCTTCTGCTGCTGGCAGCAGGCTGGCTGACAGGCAAGGCGTCACCAAGGCTGCTTCCGCCCCTGCTCGTCATAGTCCTCCATAGCGCAGTCGATTTCGACTGGAGCTACGGGCTGATCTGGCTGCTTCTGCTCCTGTTGCCCGCCTGGGCGCTGGCGGAGGCAGGGACGGGGACGCTGCTGGCGGCTGTGAAGGGTACAGCCGGGATTACCGCCCCAAGCGGATGGCTTCCTGTGCGGGCAGGAGCCGGCCGGCTGAAGCTTCTACGCGGCAGAGCAGGTATCCTTGCAGGTATCCTCCTTGCTTGCGCGCTGTCTATACTTTGTGGTGTGGTGTCTCTCCGGGCTGCTGCCGGCAGCGCATTATACAGACAGGCCGCCAGTGCCCCTGAACCTGCTGTGCAGGCAACGCTGCTGCGGCAAT encodes:
- a CDS encoding winged helix-turn-helix domain-containing protein; this translates as MRKPADSGQNPPPSTASAPISPDNNIQPLKVTPEQDKLLESALRIKIMHTLSGEPLTSKQVAERLNKTPGNIHYHIIKLYEGGLLELVRTEAAGGIMQKFYRSKGTMFKSEQLSGFRFRKEDQVEHFITRLSLSPPELAEFHQEMLELITSWESRVTAGDEYGVEIMLGRLQPADSAAEPDTDTEVQL
- a CDS encoding MFS transporter yields the protein MNSAASSRQTKHSPLQGFAAPFRQSRAFPYLWLGHLVSFLGSSVTMVILPVLVYTLTGSTTTMGLVMAAYMLPNVIMLPVSGHIVDRYDRVRIMMLADVARFAIMLLTAVLSLTGILNVSLLYVLVAGYGLLDGLFQPAYAAVRATVFTPDIRVAANSLTQITTQSVRLIGPALGGLLITHLSAGIGFGLDAFTYLLSLFCLIYLRKALITRLQPAAAARGSAAPDTAEPAESIDANLPVVPASETPAGTHWKEDFIEGINVLRGHPWLWITILAFCFVNICYSGIISVLLPWLFKVHHGWPPYIYGLAVTFSGVGAIIAGLLYGLRPKWRHRGILAYGGAMVSGAALLLLPFAASPAVAIAFFALEGFGLMIFGLIWEISLQELVPKEAFGRVASLDLFGSFALLPVGYILVGWLADLIGGVPTIIIFAGLGLSCVGLVLTVPAIRRFQ
- a CDS encoding SAM-dependent methyltransferase; protein product: MYPVESLKALIEQVITGRKLITATLSQLRSKGEAAFSKVQIKPVELKGKLHYQFAYYTGPKVEHRNLPAEEAAEEMYSLLRETFRQGLLCTIEADYQVLISKKYKVSILTKSASKQETPDLAHNRRKQYVLEEGVPVPFLVELGIMNSEGKVLAKKYDKFRQINRFLEMVEDVLGDLPAGRPLTIVDFGCGKSYLTFALYHYLGIREQRELNIVGLDLKADVIEHCGALAAKLGYDRLKFLVGDIADYNELDRVDMVVTLHACDTATDAALEKAVRWGASVILSVPCCQHELFAQVESEVLNPLLSHGILKERFSALATDAIRAKLLDLMGYRSQLLEFIDMEHTPKNILIRAVKSDSEYNSAKWREYSAFRDFLGAKPYLERVCADLLPAEIPE
- a CDS encoding DUF6483 family protein, whose amino-acid sequence is MFRRDYIVRMIEDMTAMVAKVLTLKQDKKTTEALWEVDELLNRHFRLNSRLLNSLSVEDIIDMFRLGGVLESDKLQGVARLLKEEGGIYTVKGDKDQALFRAMRSLHLFLYADLHGADRELLDMTGEIEALLKEVEPYRLPAKTERLLLAYMEAMGHYAKAEDSLYRLWEYGEDVAAEGSELYERLGQLSPAALTAGDLPPEEVQQGREEWSKLTGNAII
- a CDS encoding O-antigen ligase family protein; translated protein: MKRSQRRKDQVVSVTCGIALFAAAAAACILRGFFFAGEMYVFLTIWFAGCTALACWVLVQRAAAWGAGIVRVLGRGTEESAEAMVELPRGEELPAGVEQVTGRERGPDRSQGILLGSDGQSGNIKVALLLPACTVIVCIFYGIHVYLRPLSLQGTLNELLRWGLYTSFAVFALLAAGTRRGGALLAALWHSIGIVISLSALLAVCGSLPVPYAVAYSLSPEVSVAGARLAGLLQYPNTFGAVMAVFLLERLFAAAYASRREEELRSAAGGAEGGGADGRAERRSAVGGAEGGSAGGRAERRSAAGGAEGGGAEGNAELGSTGGLLARLLPLFPYAAALLLSESRGAWLAAACAAAAALLSKRQLLAPLLLAGAAPAAGAALLYRQLARTGLAADPLPGLLLLAGLWAGTLLAGLWLHRRCTGAAGRQRAAMLALAAAAWTAAGGAVLLHVRARITGPSPTADARVLFYRDAWKLAAEAPWLGRGGETWRQAYLAAQSRPYAGSQVHSGYLDILLNLGMAGLGAVLLLLLAAGWLTGKASPRLLPPLLVIVLHSAVDFDWSYGLIWLLLLLLPAWALAEAGTGTLLAAVKGTAGITAPSGWLPVRAGAGRLKLLRGRAGILAGILLACALSILCGVVSLRAAAGSALYRQAASAPEPAVQATLLRQSLEWNKGAPLTAIALSKLLPVEQGTEVLRRSLACSPGNAALNWELAERYLNTGSPGEALYWVRRSLRLDKYNAAIRMAAVEGMLMLGERELTEGDKRRAAESADAGLALLRQYSLLARREYSRGPQHNDRGFRISGPAGEEMHLRLSGVLAEARDMFSRADRLKQ